In one Gossypium hirsutum isolate 1008001.06 chromosome D09, Gossypium_hirsutum_v2.1, whole genome shotgun sequence genomic region, the following are encoded:
- the LOC107891723 gene encoding protein ROOT HAIR DEFECTIVE 3 has translation MAESEECCSTQVINGDGSFNDEGIDHFVKEIKLAECGLSYAVVSIMGPQSSGKSTLLNHLFHTNFREMDAFMGRSQTTKGIWIAKCAGLEPCTLVMDLEGTDGRERGEDDTAFEKQSALFALAVSDIVLINMWCHDIGREQAANKPLLKTVFQVMMRLFSPRKTTLMFVIRDKTRTPLEHLEPVLREDIQKIWDSVPKPEAHMETSLSEFFNVEVVALSSYEGKEELFKEQVANLRQRFFHSIAPGGIAGDRRGAVPASGFSFSAQHIWKVIKENKDLDLPAHKVMVATVRCEEFASEKYTSFTSNENWHSLEEAVKSGPVAGFGKKLNSILYTSLSEYDAEATYFDEGVRSVKRKHLEEKLLQLVQPAYQSMLGHLRIETLEKFKEAFDKALKGDEGFSVAACKCIKTYMASFDAGYADAAVKLANWDSSKIRDKLRRDINDHIASVRAAKLSELTSSYEAKLNEALSGPVEALLDGANKETWPLIRKLLQRETESILSGLSTALSGFDMDEQTQKKTLTSLENHARGVVEGKAKEEAGRVLIRMKDRFSTLFNHDSESMPRVWTGKEDIRSITKTAHSAALKLLSVMAAIRLDDNVDNIENTLCSALLDTKGIASVTKWGSTTSDPLASSTWDKVPPNKILITPVQCKILWRQYRAETEYCVTQAISAQEANKRSNNWLPPPWAIVALIILGFNEFLTLLRNPLYVGIIFVGYLMLKALWVQLDISGEFSHGVLPGIISLSTKFIPTIMSLLKKLAEEGQAAANNNPQSTNGSASKSLPNTTSPLLTASSTVTSSANGTKEE, from the exons ATGG CTGAGAGTGAAGAATGTTGTTCAACTCAAGTTATCAACGGAGATGGTTCTTTCAATGATGAGGGAATTGATCATTTTGTCAAGGAAATAAAACTTGCTGAATGTGGGTTGTCATATGCTGTGGTTTCCATCATGGGACCGCAAAGTAGCG GTAAAAGCACACTGTTAAACCATTTGTTTCATACAAATTTCAGGGAAATGGATGCATTTATGGGAAG GTCTCAAACCACTAAAGGTATTTGGATAGCAAAATGCGCTGGTCTAGAGCCTTGCACCCTAGTAATGGATTTGGAGGGTACCGATGGAAGAGAACGTGGAGAG GATGACACAGCATTTGAGAAACAAAGTGCGCTTTTTGCACTGGCAGTTTCAGATATAGTACTGATAAACAT GTGGTGTCATGATATTGGTCGCGAGCAAGCAGCTAATAAACCTCTTTTGAAAACTGTATTCCAG GTCATGATGCGATTGTTTAGTCCCCGCAAAACGACTTTGATGTTTGTCATACGCGATAAAACTAGG ACACCACTGGAACATTTGGAACCTGTTCTGAGAGAAGATATCCAGAAG ATATGGGACTCAGTTCCTAAGCCAGAAGCACATATGGAAACTTCATTAAGTGAATTTTTCAAC GTTGAGGTTGTTGCACTTTCTAGTTATGAAGGAAAGGAAGAGCTGTTTAAGGAGCAG GTGGCTAATTTGAGACAACGATTCTTCCACTCTATTGCACCCGGGGGGATTGCAGGAGATCGGAGGGGAGCAGTACCGGCTTCAGGGTTCTCTTTTAGTGCACAACATATCTGGAAAGTCATTAAGGAGAATAAGGACCTTGATCTTCCAGCCCATAAG GTCATGGTGGCTACGGTACGCTGTGAAGAATTTGCCAGTGAAAAGTACACTAGTTTTACATCAAATGAG AATTGGCATTCGTTGGAAGAAGCTGTAAAATCTGGTCCAGTTGCTGGCTTTGGGAAGAAGCTAAATTCAATTCTCTACACTTCTCTATCAGA ATATGATGCAGAAGCCACATATTTTGATGAAGGTGTGAGATCTGTAAAACGAAAGCACCTTGAAGAAAAACTGCTCCAA CTTGTCCAACCAGCCTACCAATCCATGCTAGGACATTTAAGGATCGAAACTCTTGAAAaatttaaggaagcatttgaTAAGGCTTTGAAAGGAGATGAGGGGTTCTCAGTGGCTGCTTGCAAGTGCATTAAAACTTACATGGCTTCATTTGATGCAGGATATGCAG ATGCTGCTGTTAAGCTAGCAAATTGGGATTCCTCCAAAATCAGGGATAAGCTACGTCGTGACATTAATGATCATATTGCTTCTGTTCGAGCTGCCAAGCTTTCAGAGCTTACGTCTTCCTATGAG GCAAAGCTGAATGAGGCATTATCTGGACCTGTTGAAGCACTCTTAGATGGAGCTAATAAGGAAACCTGGCCATTGATAAGGAAACTTCTGCAGCGTGAAACCGAATCAATTCTCTCTGGACTGTCCACTGCTCTCTCTGGTTTTGACATGGATGAACAAACCCAGAAGAAGACTCTAACGAGTCTAGAGAATCATGCGAGAGGTGTGGTTGAAGGGAAAGCAAAGGAAGAAGCAGGAAGGGTATTAATCCGTATGAAGGACAG GTTTTCTACATTATTTAATCACGATTCTGAATCAATGCCACGGGTTTGGACCGGGAAAGAAGATATTCGATCCATCACTAAAACTGCTCACTCTGCA GCCTTAAAGTTGCTATCTGTTATGGCTGCAATCCGGTTGGATGATAATGTCGATAACATTGAGAATACACTTTGTTCTGCCTTGTTGGATACCAAAGGCATTGCTTCTGTGACTAAATGGGGCAGTACAACATCTGATCCATTGGCCTCAAGCACTTGGGATAAG GTTCCACCCAACAAGATATTAATCACACCTGTCCAGTGCAAGATTTTATGGCGGCAATACCGGGCAGAGACAGAGTACTGTGTCACTCAGGCCATTTCTGCTCAG GAAGCCAACAAGCGTAGCAACAACTGGTTACCACCTCCATGGGCAATTGTTGCTTTGATCATCTTgggatttaatgaatttttgacTCTTCTAAG AAACCCTTTGTATGTGGGTATCATCTTTGTTGGTTACCTTATGCTGAAAGCTCTCTGGGTGCAGCTCGACATTTCTGGTGAATTCAGCCATGGTGTT TTACCTGGGATAATTTCCCTATCAACCAAGTTCATTCCCACGATTATGAGCCTTCTGAAAAAATTAGCAGAGGAAGGGCAAGCAGCAGCAAATAACAACCCTCAATCAACCAATGGTTCAGCATCTAAGAGCTTGCCAAACACTACTTCTCCATTACTCACTGCTTCCTCTACAGTAACTTCATCAGCAAACGGTACCAAAGAAGAATAA
- the LOC107891724 gene encoding probable phospholipid-transporting ATPase 4 isoform X2, whose product MAKEGLEDWRRFMQDMNVNSRKVKFHKEGGVFEFKQWQQIEVGDVVRVEKDEFFPADLLLLSSSYEDGICYVETMNLDGETNLKVKRAMDVTLSLEEDEHFKNFTGLIKCEDPNPSLYTFVGNLDYDCQTYSLEPAQVLLRDSKLRNTGFVYGVVIFTGFDTKVMQNSTKSPSKRSRIEKKMDYIIYVLFSLLLIISLISSLGFALKTKFHMPNWWYMRPDDTEQFYNPKEPFISGLSHLVTALILYGYLIPISLYVSIEVVKVLQATFINQDLQMYDDDTGIPAQARTSNLNEELGQVDTILSDKTGTLTCNQMDFLKCSIAGTAYGVRASEVERAAAQQMANDLEQDGRQSSVSSKRSKQDIELETVVTSKDGKDNKPPIKFFSFEDDRMTEGNWRKEPNVDMIILFCRILAVCHTAIPELNEETGTYTYEAESPDEGAFLVAAREFGFEFFKRTQTSVFVRERYIGSGQTTEREYKILNLLEFTSKRKRMTVIVRDEEGQIILMCKGADSIIFDRLAKKGKTYLEDTTKHLNIYGEAGLRTLALAYRKLEESEYSAWNNEFQKAKTSIGADRDTNLEKVAEMMEKELTLVGATAVEDKLQKGVPQCIDKLAQAGLKLWVLTGDKMETAINIGFACSLLREGMKQICITTLDSESKEAIKENILTQVNNGSQMIKLEKDPYAAFALIIDGKTLAYALEEDMKFLFLGLAVDCASVICCRVSPKQKALVTRLVKEGTGKVTLGIGDGANDVGMIQEADIGVGISGVEGMQAVMASDFSVSQFRFLERLLVVHGHWCYKRIAQMVCYFFYKNIAFGLTLFYFEAFTGFSGQSVYDDWYMILFNVVLTSLPVISLGVFEQDVSSDVCLEFPTLYQQGPRNLFFDWYRILGWMGNGLYSSLVIFFLNIVIFYDQAYRAEGQTTDMSILGTIMFTCIICALNFQVSLIMTHYTWMQHVLIWFSIVAWFIFLFIYGMLPPKISHSAYQILTEALASAPVYWITTLLVTIACTLPYLAHMSLQRCFNPMDHHVIQEIKYLKKDVSDQVMWRREKTKAREKTKIGFTARVDALIRSLRGKLNKKTHSIESNKSYPPS is encoded by the exons ATGGCAAAGGAAGGTTTAGAGGATTGGCGAAGGTTTATGCAAGATATGAATGTTAATAGTCGGAAAGTAAAATTTCATAAAGAGGGAGGCGTTTTTGAGTTTAAGCAGTGGCAGCAGATTGAGGTTGGAGACGTGGTGAGAGTGGAGAAGGATGAATTTTTTCCAGCAGATCTGCTACTCTTGTCATCAAGTTATGAGGACGGGATTTGCTATGTGGAGACTATGAATTTAGATGGTGAGACAAACTTGAAGGTAAAGAGAGCTATGGATGTAACATTGTCtttggaagaagatgagcatttCAAGAACTTCACAGGATTAATTAAATGTGAAGATCCCAACCCTAGCCTTTACACCTTCGTTGGTAATTTAGATTATGATTGTCAAACTTATTCTCTTGAACCTGCACAAGTTCTCCTTAGAGATTCGAAGTTGCGCAATACAGGTTTCGTCTATGGTGTTGTGATTTTCACTGGTTTTGATACCAAAGTCATGCAGAATTCCACAAAGTCCCCTTCAAAGAGGAGCagaatagaaaagaaaatggatTACATAATATATGTTCTTTTCAGCCTCCTTCTGATAATCTCATTGATCAGCTCTTTAGGCTTTGCTTTGAAAACAAAGTTCCACATGCCAAACTGGTGGTATATGCGGCCCGATGATACAGAGCAATTCTATAATCCCAAAGAGCCTTTTATATCAGGGCTTAGCCATTTGGTCACTGCCCTCATCCTTTATGGTTATTTGATACCTATTTCACTTTACGTTTCAATTGAGGTGGTGAAGGTTTTGCAAGCAACCTTTATTAATCAAGACTTACAGATGTATGATGATGACACTGGGATTCCTGCGCAGGCTCGGACATCAAATCTAAATGAGGAGTTGGGCCAAGTAGATACAATCCTTTCTGATAAAACAGGCACTTTGACGTGCAATCAGATGGATTTTCTCAAATGTTCTATTGCTGGTACTGCATATGGTGTGCGCGCTAGTGAAGTTGAACGGGCTGCTGCACAACAGATGGCTAATGACCTTGAGCAGGATGGGAGACAATCATCTGTTTCCAGCAAAAGAAGCAAGCAAGATATTGAATTGGAGACTGTTGTTACTTCCAAAGATGGAAAGGATAATAAACCTCCCATCAAATTTTTTAGCTTTGAGGATGACCGCATGACGGAAGGGAACTGGAGGAAAGAGCCAAATGTTGATATGATTATATTATTTTGCCGAATATTAGCAGTTTGTCACACTGCTATCCCTGAGCTGAATGAAGAGACTGGCACTTATACATATGAAGCAGAGTCGCCTGATGAAGGAGCATTTCTTGTTGCAGCCAGGGAATTTGGTTTTGAGTTTTTCAAAAGAACTCAAACAAGTGTTTTTGTCCGTGAAAGATATATAGGTTCAGGACAAACAACCGAGAG GGAGTACAAAATTCTAAACTTGTTGGAATTTACTAGCAAAAGAAAGCGGATGACAGTAATTGTGAGGGATGAAGAAGGGCAGATTATTCTAATGTGTAAAGGCGCTGACAG CATTATTTTTGACCGATTAGCAAAGAAGGGGAAAACGTATCTGGAAGATACTACTAAGCATTTGAATATTTATGGAGAAGCTGGATTGCGTACATTGGCACTGGCTTATAGAAAGCTTGAGGAGTCTGAGTACTCTGCATGGAACAATGAATTTCAGAAGGCAAAAACTTCTATTGGGGCTGATAGAGACACAAATCTTGAAAAGGTGGCAGAGATGATGGAGAAGGAGTTGACTCTCGTTGGTGCTACTGCTGTGGAAGACAAATTGCAGAAGGGG GTACCCCAATGTATAGATAAACTTGCACAAGCGGGTCTAAAGCTCTGGGTTTTGACAGGGGACAAGATGGAAACTGCTATAAATATAGG GTTTGCTTGCAGTCTGCTAAGAGAAGGCATGAAGCAGATCTGTATTACTACACTTGATTCAGAGTCCAAGGAG GCAATTAAGGAGAATATATTGACGCAAGTTAACAATGGTTCACAAATGATCAAACTAGAAAAAGATCCATATGCTGCATTCGCATTGATCATTGATGGGAAGACTCTTGCATATGCCTTGGAGGAAGATATGAAGTTTCTATTCTTAGGCTTAGCCGTTGATTGTGCATCGGTCATATGCTGTCGTGTATCTCCCAAGCAGAAGGCACTA GTTACAAGATTAGTAAAAGAAGGAACTGGTAAAGTCACTCTAGGAATTGGTGATGGTGCAAACGATGTTGGAATGATTCAAGAAGCTGACATTGGAGTTGGCATCAGTGGTGTGGAAGGTATGCAG GCTGTAATGGCCAGTGACTTCTCTGTCTCCCAATTTCGTTTCTTGGAAAGACTTCTCGTTGTTCATGGACACTGGTGCTATAAGAGGATTGCACAAATG GTTTGCTATTTCTTCTACAAGAATATAGCATTTGGCCTCACCCTCTTCTACTTTGAGGCATTCACCGGCTTTTCTGGACAATCAGTTTATGACGACTGGTACATGATATTATTCAACGTTGTTCTTACTTCATTGCCTGTAATCTCACTAGGAGTTTTTGAGCAAGATGTTTCTTCTGACGTCTGCTTAGAG TTTCCCACATTGTATCAGCAAGGACCTAGAAATCTGTTTTTTGACTGGTATAGGATACTTGGATGGATGGGCAACGGTCTATATTCCTCTCTCGTCATTTTCTTCCTCAACATCGTCATCTTCTACGACCAAGCTTACCGTGCCGAAGGACAGACTACCGACATGTCTATCTTGGGTACGATAATGTTCACTTGCATCATTTGCGCTCTCAATTTCCAGGTCTCTCTCATAATGACCCACTATACATGGATGCAACACGTCTTAATCTGGTTCAGCATTGTCGCTTGgtttatatttcttttcatttacgGCATGCTACCTCCGAAGATTTCCCATAGTGCGTACCAAATTCTCACGGAAGCCCTCGCCTCTGCGCCTGTCTATTGGATAACCACCCTCTTAGTTACAATTGCTTGTACTCTCCCATACCTTGCTCATATGTCTTTGCAAAGATGTTTCAACCCAATGGATCATCATGTCATCCAAGAGATCAAGTACTTGAAGAAAGATGTCAGTGATCAAGTCATGTGGCGTAGGGAGAAAACGAAGGCAAGAGAGAAGACGAAGATCGGTTTCACCGCCCGAGTCGATGCACTGATCCGGAGTCTTAGAgggaagttgaataaaaaaacACATTCTATTGAATCCAACAAATCTTACCCTCCTTCATAA
- the LOC107891724 gene encoding probable phospholipid-transporting ATPase 4 isoform X1 has product MAKGKIRAKIKRSQLYTFACGRKSTQEAVPFVEGAGCSRTVHCNQPHMHRKRPLKYRSNYISTTKYNFLSFLPKSLYEQFHRVANLYFLAAAVLSLTPLSPFSAVSMIAPLAFVVGLSMAKEGLEDWRRFMQDMNVNSRKVKFHKEGGVFEFKQWQQIEVGDVVRVEKDEFFPADLLLLSSSYEDGICYVETMNLDGETNLKVKRAMDVTLSLEEDEHFKNFTGLIKCEDPNPSLYTFVGNLDYDCQTYSLEPAQVLLRDSKLRNTGFVYGVVIFTGFDTKVMQNSTKSPSKRSRIEKKMDYIIYVLFSLLLIISLISSLGFALKTKFHMPNWWYMRPDDTEQFYNPKEPFISGLSHLVTALILYGYLIPISLYVSIEVVKVLQATFINQDLQMYDDDTGIPAQARTSNLNEELGQVDTILSDKTGTLTCNQMDFLKCSIAGTAYGVRASEVERAAAQQMANDLEQDGRQSSVSSKRSKQDIELETVVTSKDGKDNKPPIKFFSFEDDRMTEGNWRKEPNVDMIILFCRILAVCHTAIPELNEETGTYTYEAESPDEGAFLVAAREFGFEFFKRTQTSVFVRERYIGSGQTTEREYKILNLLEFTSKRKRMTVIVRDEEGQIILMCKGADSIIFDRLAKKGKTYLEDTTKHLNIYGEAGLRTLALAYRKLEESEYSAWNNEFQKAKTSIGADRDTNLEKVAEMMEKELTLVGATAVEDKLQKGVPQCIDKLAQAGLKLWVLTGDKMETAINIGFACSLLREGMKQICITTLDSESKEAIKENILTQVNNGSQMIKLEKDPYAAFALIIDGKTLAYALEEDMKFLFLGLAVDCASVICCRVSPKQKALVTRLVKEGTGKVTLGIGDGANDVGMIQEADIGVGISGVEGMQAVMASDFSVSQFRFLERLLVVHGHWCYKRIAQMVCYFFYKNIAFGLTLFYFEAFTGFSGQSVYDDWYMILFNVVLTSLPVISLGVFEQDVSSDVCLEFPTLYQQGPRNLFFDWYRILGWMGNGLYSSLVIFFLNIVIFYDQAYRAEGQTTDMSILGTIMFTCIICALNFQVSLIMTHYTWMQHVLIWFSIVAWFIFLFIYGMLPPKISHSAYQILTEALASAPVYWITTLLVTIACTLPYLAHMSLQRCFNPMDHHVIQEIKYLKKDVSDQVMWRREKTKAREKTKIGFTARVDALIRSLRGKLNKKTHSIESNKSYPPS; this is encoded by the exons ATGGCTAAGGGTAAGATTAGAGCTAAGATCAAGCGGAGTCAACTCTATACATTCGCATGTGGGAGAAAGTCTACTCAAGAGGCAGTGCCATTTGTAGAAGGGGCTGGATGCTCACGAACTGTACATTGTAACCAACCTCATATGCACAGGAAAAGACCTTTAAAGTATCGATCAAATTACATATCGACGACCAAGTATAATTTTCTCTCTTTCTTACCAAAATCTTTGTATGAACAATTCCACCGAGTGGCCAATTTGTACTTCCTTGCAGCTGCAGTTCTTTCACTTACACCCCTTTCGCCATTTTCTGCTGTGAGCATGATTGCTCCCTTGGCCTTTGTTGTAGGGCTTAGCATGGCAAAGGAAGGTTTAGAGGATTGGCGAAGGTTTATGCAAGATATGAATGTTAATAGTCGGAAAGTAAAATTTCATAAAGAGGGAGGCGTTTTTGAGTTTAAGCAGTGGCAGCAGATTGAGGTTGGAGACGTGGTGAGAGTGGAGAAGGATGAATTTTTTCCAGCAGATCTGCTACTCTTGTCATCAAGTTATGAGGACGGGATTTGCTATGTGGAGACTATGAATTTAGATGGTGAGACAAACTTGAAGGTAAAGAGAGCTATGGATGTAACATTGTCtttggaagaagatgagcatttCAAGAACTTCACAGGATTAATTAAATGTGAAGATCCCAACCCTAGCCTTTACACCTTCGTTGGTAATTTAGATTATGATTGTCAAACTTATTCTCTTGAACCTGCACAAGTTCTCCTTAGAGATTCGAAGTTGCGCAATACAGGTTTCGTCTATGGTGTTGTGATTTTCACTGGTTTTGATACCAAAGTCATGCAGAATTCCACAAAGTCCCCTTCAAAGAGGAGCagaatagaaaagaaaatggatTACATAATATATGTTCTTTTCAGCCTCCTTCTGATAATCTCATTGATCAGCTCTTTAGGCTTTGCTTTGAAAACAAAGTTCCACATGCCAAACTGGTGGTATATGCGGCCCGATGATACAGAGCAATTCTATAATCCCAAAGAGCCTTTTATATCAGGGCTTAGCCATTTGGTCACTGCCCTCATCCTTTATGGTTATTTGATACCTATTTCACTTTACGTTTCAATTGAGGTGGTGAAGGTTTTGCAAGCAACCTTTATTAATCAAGACTTACAGATGTATGATGATGACACTGGGATTCCTGCGCAGGCTCGGACATCAAATCTAAATGAGGAGTTGGGCCAAGTAGATACAATCCTTTCTGATAAAACAGGCACTTTGACGTGCAATCAGATGGATTTTCTCAAATGTTCTATTGCTGGTACTGCATATGGTGTGCGCGCTAGTGAAGTTGAACGGGCTGCTGCACAACAGATGGCTAATGACCTTGAGCAGGATGGGAGACAATCATCTGTTTCCAGCAAAAGAAGCAAGCAAGATATTGAATTGGAGACTGTTGTTACTTCCAAAGATGGAAAGGATAATAAACCTCCCATCAAATTTTTTAGCTTTGAGGATGACCGCATGACGGAAGGGAACTGGAGGAAAGAGCCAAATGTTGATATGATTATATTATTTTGCCGAATATTAGCAGTTTGTCACACTGCTATCCCTGAGCTGAATGAAGAGACTGGCACTTATACATATGAAGCAGAGTCGCCTGATGAAGGAGCATTTCTTGTTGCAGCCAGGGAATTTGGTTTTGAGTTTTTCAAAAGAACTCAAACAAGTGTTTTTGTCCGTGAAAGATATATAGGTTCAGGACAAACAACCGAGAG GGAGTACAAAATTCTAAACTTGTTGGAATTTACTAGCAAAAGAAAGCGGATGACAGTAATTGTGAGGGATGAAGAAGGGCAGATTATTCTAATGTGTAAAGGCGCTGACAG CATTATTTTTGACCGATTAGCAAAGAAGGGGAAAACGTATCTGGAAGATACTACTAAGCATTTGAATATTTATGGAGAAGCTGGATTGCGTACATTGGCACTGGCTTATAGAAAGCTTGAGGAGTCTGAGTACTCTGCATGGAACAATGAATTTCAGAAGGCAAAAACTTCTATTGGGGCTGATAGAGACACAAATCTTGAAAAGGTGGCAGAGATGATGGAGAAGGAGTTGACTCTCGTTGGTGCTACTGCTGTGGAAGACAAATTGCAGAAGGGG GTACCCCAATGTATAGATAAACTTGCACAAGCGGGTCTAAAGCTCTGGGTTTTGACAGGGGACAAGATGGAAACTGCTATAAATATAGG GTTTGCTTGCAGTCTGCTAAGAGAAGGCATGAAGCAGATCTGTATTACTACACTTGATTCAGAGTCCAAGGAG GCAATTAAGGAGAATATATTGACGCAAGTTAACAATGGTTCACAAATGATCAAACTAGAAAAAGATCCATATGCTGCATTCGCATTGATCATTGATGGGAAGACTCTTGCATATGCCTTGGAGGAAGATATGAAGTTTCTATTCTTAGGCTTAGCCGTTGATTGTGCATCGGTCATATGCTGTCGTGTATCTCCCAAGCAGAAGGCACTA GTTACAAGATTAGTAAAAGAAGGAACTGGTAAAGTCACTCTAGGAATTGGTGATGGTGCAAACGATGTTGGAATGATTCAAGAAGCTGACATTGGAGTTGGCATCAGTGGTGTGGAAGGTATGCAG GCTGTAATGGCCAGTGACTTCTCTGTCTCCCAATTTCGTTTCTTGGAAAGACTTCTCGTTGTTCATGGACACTGGTGCTATAAGAGGATTGCACAAATG GTTTGCTATTTCTTCTACAAGAATATAGCATTTGGCCTCACCCTCTTCTACTTTGAGGCATTCACCGGCTTTTCTGGACAATCAGTTTATGACGACTGGTACATGATATTATTCAACGTTGTTCTTACTTCATTGCCTGTAATCTCACTAGGAGTTTTTGAGCAAGATGTTTCTTCTGACGTCTGCTTAGAG TTTCCCACATTGTATCAGCAAGGACCTAGAAATCTGTTTTTTGACTGGTATAGGATACTTGGATGGATGGGCAACGGTCTATATTCCTCTCTCGTCATTTTCTTCCTCAACATCGTCATCTTCTACGACCAAGCTTACCGTGCCGAAGGACAGACTACCGACATGTCTATCTTGGGTACGATAATGTTCACTTGCATCATTTGCGCTCTCAATTTCCAGGTCTCTCTCATAATGACCCACTATACATGGATGCAACACGTCTTAATCTGGTTCAGCATTGTCGCTTGgtttatatttcttttcatttacgGCATGCTACCTCCGAAGATTTCCCATAGTGCGTACCAAATTCTCACGGAAGCCCTCGCCTCTGCGCCTGTCTATTGGATAACCACCCTCTTAGTTACAATTGCTTGTACTCTCCCATACCTTGCTCATATGTCTTTGCAAAGATGTTTCAACCCAATGGATCATCATGTCATCCAAGAGATCAAGTACTTGAAGAAAGATGTCAGTGATCAAGTCATGTGGCGTAGGGAGAAAACGAAGGCAAGAGAGAAGACGAAGATCGGTTTCACCGCCCGAGTCGATGCACTGATCCGGAGTCTTAGAgggaagttgaataaaaaaacACATTCTATTGAATCCAACAAATCTTACCCTCCTTCATAA